One Malus sylvestris chromosome 14, drMalSylv7.2, whole genome shotgun sequence DNA segment encodes these proteins:
- the LOC126598664 gene encoding protein NRT1/ PTR FAMILY 4.6-like, with amino-acid sequence MDEARHLDIWVGYVDWRNRPAKRGCHGGMIAASFVLVVEILENLAFLANASNLVLYLSKFMHFTPSTSANIVTDFMGTAFLLALLGGFLADAFFTTYCIYLISAAIEFMGLLILTIQAQIPSLKPPPCVSVSTKSPCQEAHGARTAMLFAGLYLVALGVGGIKGSLPPHGAEQFDETTQQGRKQRSAFFNYYVFCLSCGALVATTFVVWIEDNKGWQWGLGISTATILISIPLFLLGSPKYRTKIPSGSPITTIFKVLAAAIWNACKARKPSNTVTNMLVTPSCMNEPIEGDEQTCQTPTESLKFLNLAVTTRPVHPMLQCTVKQVEEVKIVLRILPILMSTVMLNCCLAQLSTFSVQQAATMNTNLGTFKVPPASLPVFPVLFIMILAPIYNHAILPFARKLTNTEMGITHLQRIGTGLVFSIIAMAVAALVEIKRKNVATKHGLLDSTEPLPITFLWVALQYLFLGSADLFTLAGMMEFFFTEAPMSMRSLATALSWTSLAIGYYLSSVLVSIVNGITGKYRHTPWLVGNNLNHYHLERFYWLMCVLSGLNFLYYLLWASRYEYRSMGSEDHSKENQNQILKN; translated from the exons ATG GATGAGGCGCGCCATTTGGACATATGGGTAGGCTACGTAGATTGGAGGAACCGACCTGCCAAACGAGGCTGTCATGGCGGCATGATTGCTGCTTCCTTCGTCTTAG TGGTGGAGATACTGGAGAACCTTGCTTTCCTGGCCAATGCAAGCAACCTTGTGCTATATCTTTCTAAATTCATGCATTTTACTCCATCCACTTCTGCCAACATTGTAACTGATTTCATGGGCACGGCCTTCCTCCTTGCTCTCCTTGGCGGCTTTCTAGCCGACGCTTTTTTCACCACCTATTGCATCTATTTGATAAGTGCTGCTATAGAATTCATG GGCCTACTGATTCTCACAATCCAAGCTCAGATACCATCACTAAAACCACCACCCTGCGTTTCAGTGAGCACCAAAAGTCCATGCCAAGAAGCTCATGGCGCAAGAACAGCGATGTTATTTGCAGGCCTCTATCTGGTGGCGCTCGGAGTTGGAGGAATAAAAGGCTCTCTTCCACCACACGGGGCTGAGCAGTTCGACGAGACAACACAACAAGGCAGGAAGCAGAGATCTGCATTCTTCAACTACTATGTTTTCTGTCTCTCTTGTGGCGCTCTTGTTGCTACTACTTTCGTAGTGTGGATCGAAGACAACAAAGGCTGGCAATGGGGTTTAGGGATTTCGACCGCAACAATACTCATCTCCATACCACTCTTCCTCCTCGGATCTCCGAAATACAGGACTAAAATTCCTTCAGGAAGTCCAATTACAACCATTTTCAAG GTTCTAGCTGCAGCAATTTGGAATGCCTGCAAAGCTAGAAAACCGAGCAACACTGTCACGAATATGCTTGTGACCCCATCTTGTATGAATGAGCCTATTGAGGGAGACGAGCAGACGTGTCAAACTCCAACCGAAAGCCTCAAGTTCCTTAACTTAGCAGTGACTACTAGGCCTGTCCATCCAATGCTGCAATGTACTGTAAAGCAAGTTGAAGAGGTTAAAATAGTGCTAAGAATTCTCCCTATACTAATGTCTACGGTAATGTTAAACTGCTGCCTTGCTCAACTCTCCACGTTCTCGGTGCAACAAGCTGCCACAATGAATACTAATCTCGGAACCTTTAAGGTTCCACCCGCTTCTCTCCCGGTCTTCCCTGTCCTCTTCATCATGATCCTTGCCCCCATCTACAACCACGCAATCCTCCCATTTGCGAGAAAATTAACCAACACTGAAATGGGGATCACTCATTTACAAAGAATTGGAACTGGACTAGTGTTTTCAATCATTGCCATGGCGGTGGCTGCTCTGGTGGAAATCAAGCGGAAGAACGTCGCAACTAAACACGGTCTATTAGACTCCACCGAACCTCTGCCCATCACATTCCTTTGGGTGGCTTTGCAGTACTTGTTTCTCGGCTCTGCGGATCTTTTCACATTGGCCGGCATGATGGAGTTTTTCTTCACAGAAGCTCCAATGAGCATGAGATCATTGGCCACGGCACTCTCTTGGACCTCACTCGCCATTGGATACTACCTCAGCTCCGTGCTCGTGTCCATAGTCAACGGCATCACGGGCAAATATAGGCACACACCGTGGCTAGTTGGCAACAACTTGAATCACTATCACCTTGAGAGGTTCTACTGGTTGATGTGTGTCTTAAGTGGACTCAACTTTCTGTACTATCTCCTATGGGCGAGCCGCTACGAATACAGATCAATGGGGTCTGAAGATCACTCgaaggaaaatcaaaatcaaatcctcaAGAATTAA